The Oncorhynchus kisutch isolate 150728-3 unplaced genomic scaffold, Okis_V2 Okis02a-Okis13b_hom, whole genome shotgun sequence genome includes the window TTAAAAAATTAATCAGAATCACTGAAATTCATAAGTTCAGACATTTTTACAGAATACATCATTGACAAAGAGCACATAAAAAAGGTTGATCGTCGTTTTAAAAAGAAGAAGCTGCAAACGGTGTGTAACTTTTTGGACGACCAGACCAGATTCACATAGAAATGGGCGTTATAGATCTggcattctcattgaaagcaagtctaagaagaggTAGATATGATCTATGGTCGCTATTTCTATACTATTTTATTATCGAAAATATATTTCACCGCGGTTTTAGACggaacaatgattctctacacaatgaccGATTATTTTATCACATAAAACTGAAGTTAAACAAAAtatttgaattttagcaaccGGGAAATGGCCGGGAGAAATCAACAGGCGAAAATCAGCCAATCCACAACGCGGGCCGGTTAAGCAACATTATGAAACTCTTATCATTCCACTATTACTACGGACATCTTCCTGACCTTCCAATGCAGAGAAAACACCTTTAACTGGAAGGTCAGTAAAACGAGACTCACCCAACATCTGCTTCTGTTCCTGAGGAGGAGCAGCCGCCAGCATGGAGGCCGTCAGAGGCTCCTGTCCCTGGACGTGGACAGCCGGCTGCTGCATGGGCACCTGGGGCTGGCTGGCCATGTGCTGCTGGGGGTTCCTCACGCCTGCTGCATACTTGTACTGAGGCATCCTCACCGGGGCTGCAGCAGCCGCCGCACCGGCAGGACGCTGGCCCAGGGCCTGGGtggctggagagggaggggggagaggaggaggggagagaggagtggagggggagaggaggaagagaggaaagagaggaggggagaggaaaggagagagaggaaggagtctGTCAACATCCAAGAGACAGATTCATATACTTCGAGACTTggcgagtgtacaaaacattaagaacaccttcctaatattgagttgtaccccccccccccccttctgccctcagaacagactcaatttgtcGGGacattgactctacaaggtgtcgaaagcgttccacagggatgctggtccatgttgactccaatgcttcctcacagttgtgtcaagttggctggatgtcctttgggtggtggaccattcttgatacacacaggaaactgttgtgtgaaacccagcagcgttgcagttcttgacacacaaactggggcgcctggcacctactaccacacccccgttcaaaggcacttaaatattttgtcttgcccattcaccagctgattgacacacacacaccccatgtctcaaggcttaaatccTTCAACCGACGGTATAAATCGAGTAAATAGTAGCTGAAAGGTGGTTGTGAAAAGCATTACGGTATATACAGGGCTGGGATAACCAGGTAAACTCACCCATTCTCTGGGATAACCACGTAAACTCACCCATTCTCTGGCCGGCCATCATGCGTGGCACCTGGGAGGACGAGGGCCTCATGGCACCGAAGGTCTGCGGCCTGGGGGCGGACGGACGCATGGCGTTGGGCATGTTCTGGAAGTCTGGAAGCAGAAGGGACAATTAAAACATCAAACGACTTCCTGGATGGAGCTATTGGGTTCTAGTCCGGAGTGAAACTGTtgacaaaaataaaacaaaaacatagatCATTACGTTGTGGTCGGACACCCTGGGTGGCCCAGCGTGGGCCTGGTCTCAGCTGAGCCAGCTGATTGGTGGAGTAGTAGGCAGCGCGGTTCTGAGTCTGGGGGATGGCAGCCATGAAGTACCCAGAAGGAGGGGCAGGCTGGTAGGGGTTGAGGACTGGGTTGGGTACGGGCCGGACGGTGGCCATCCTCTGCATGTACTGGTTGGTGAGGTGAGCCTGGCGCTCCTCTTTCCTCTGGGCCAGCGCCACGTACAGAGGCTTGGTGGCCACGATGCGCCCGTTCATCTCTGTCACGGCCTTGGTGGCCTCCTCCGGGGAAGAGAAGCACACGAAGCCGAAGCCCTTGCTGCGACCACCTTCCatcatcacctagagagagaggcaCATTAAATAAAAGGGGTTTCTGAACCAGAAAGACAGGGGCCTATAGACCACACCGCTATATAGAGACAGGCAACAAGCGTACCACCACACTACAGTAATGGCTCGTGTTAGGTTGTAGAAGGGTGTAGGAAGGTGTAGAAGGTTGTAGGAAGGTGTAGAAGGTTGTAGGATGGTGTAGAAGGTTGTAGGAAGGTGTAGAAGGTTGTAGGAAGGTGTAGAAGGGTGTAGGAAGGTTGTGGGAAGGTGTAGAAGGGTGTAGGAAGGTTGTGGGAAGGTGTAGAAGGGTGTAGAAGGTTGTAGGAAGGTGTAGAAGGTTGTGGGAAGGTGTAGAAGGGTGTAGGAAGGTGTAGAAGGGTGTAGGAAGGTGTAGAAGGGTGTAGGAAGGTTACCTTGGCGCTGGTGATGGTACCGAAAGGAGAGAACTCCTTCCTTAGACGCTCGTCGTCGAGGCCGTCGTCCAGATTCTTGACGTACAGGTTGACCCCCTGGTAGCGGGTCATACGGTCCTGTTTCATCTGCTCAAACTTGCGTTTCAGCTCCGTCTGGCGCTCTCCCTTCTTCTGGGCTCGGCCCACGTAGACCTGGCGGCCGTTAAAATCCTTCCCGTTCATCTCGTCTACAGCCTGAGAACGTAACGGATACAGGTGGTCCCGCTGAGGTCAAAAATCCCCATCTTTTACAGGACACGTAGCTCTCTTCAACATCCAGATAAGCGATAATAAGGAAATGTACGGTATAACTCACCCTCTGAGCATCCTCGTGCCTCTCAAAGCTGACGAAGCCGAACCCCCGGGACTTCCCGCTGTCGTCCGTCATCACCCTGATGCTCAGGGCCGGTCCTGGAACAGTAGAACCCAACACAAAAACGACATCAAATTCTAACTCTACGGAACCAACATTTACACCACGAGGAACAAACCGACAATCTGGGCTAGATTCCATTATAGTGCCGCGACAAAACATTGTGTTATTGGACATTAATTAGGTCCCTCCCTCCTCGCTTGGTGCCGTTTGCTTCCAAATGAACACACCCCCGTGTGTGGAACAACAGCACGTGGAAGACACTTACCATATTTCCCGAACAGCTCCCTCAGCTTCTCGTCGTCCATGTCCTCTCCGAAGTTCTTGATGTACACGTTGGTGAACTCTCTGGCTCTGGCTCCAAGCTCAGCCTCGCGCTCTTTGCGGGATTTGAAGCGTCCGACGAACCTATTGTATGTtaataaaatagaatagaatagaatagttaAAATAATATTGTGAGTTGAATAGTGTGTTGAAAGGGCGACCTGTTCTGTAGAGGGGGCGGGGGGGAGCTTGGTAGTGTTTGTTACCACCAGTTTGACTAAACCCCCAGGGAAAGAGGATTGAGTTTGATAAGGCTGTGAGTAGAAAAGCACAAGGCTACAGAGCAACAGTTCTATATTAGTTGACActtgaaatacatttttaaaaacttgAGTTAGTAAGATTAAAGTTAGAACtcacacaaaaaatacaaaatcctGCTTTAAAATCAAACCATTCTTTTGAATCCAGTTGAAATTGAAAACCAGTTCGCGTTTACAACTCAGTTACATTTCTGTACGGTTTGAGTTATAGTTGCATTTTAACTCTGTGGACAGCTGACTAGCCCCCCTTTTCCACCCCCATCTATTATTGATTATGTCTCTAAGTTCACGAGGACTGATCACACTTACACTTTTCTGTCATTGAGCAGCATGCCGTTCATTTTCTCAATGGCTCTTTCAGCCGCCTCCTGGGTCTCAAAATGCACAAAGCCATAGCCCTTTGAGCCATTCTCATCACAAACCACCTGGGAGAAGGGACATCGGAGAACAGGCAGTGGTTCTTAAAAACATCATGCGCACCAAAACAACAGACTCAAAATTCAACACACATTTCAACCAACACTGGGGGGAGGGGGTTGAACAACACAGCACATGGCAGCCACACACAGCCAGAAAGCGTCTCTCTCTCGTCCTACCTTGCACGATAGGATGTTTCCGAACGCTGAGAAGGTGTCATAGAGGGCCTTGTTGTCAATGGACTTGTCCAGGTTCTTGATGAAGATGTTGCCCACCCCACTCTTCCTCAGGGAAGGGTCACGCTGAGACCACATGATACGCAGAGGTCTCCCTTTGATGACGTCGAAGttcatggtgtccagggcacGTTCAGCTAGAAACACATATCGGGAGCCGTACCATTAGAATGCGGTTGAAGGAAACCGCGCCATTGTAGACCATATGCGGCCGATACTCCCAATTGAATCATTGAACCTAACACTACAGCAAATTAGGACAGTGAAAGACTCGTTGGCCTACATAGCTTGCTGAACTGAAACCATGTTAATCAAATGTTGACGCGTGATTATGTACTTAGACCTAATGTTATTCATCACACCGGATTGACATTTTTTTGGTGCAACGTGAACGTGTGAGCCACGtcatgttatatatatttttttacgggTGATTCCATTACCATGACGATGAAATACGATGCATTattgtttttaaaaataaataaatcatcaaTAGTTACCATCGGCTGGTTGTTGAAAGTTAACGTAGGCATATCCGAGGGATCGACGAGTGATCATGTCCCTGCAGACTCGAATAGAGAGGATAGGCCCGGCGGGGCTGAACTTCTCGTACAGCATGGCCTCGGTGATATCCTGGTGCAGGTCGCCCACGTAGAGGGAGGCCATCGGGTAACTGGGGGCGCTTGGATTCATGTCTACCGGATCGGAGTTTTTGGTTTTTTAAATAATACGGGAGGGTAATAAACACGTTACGTTGTCAGGTTAACGTCTGTGAAATGGTGTCTTATGACACCGAAGATTTGTTGCTTGctaaaaaataaaatttaaaaaatgttttggacGTTAACTACTTCGCACTTAGGCCTCAAAAAAAGCAATGCGGGCCGGCTGGCTAATTCTGCTACCTGGTGTCTAGCGAGCTAACGTTACCTTCTGGAGGAAATAAATTACAACAAAAGTTACTAGTAGCTACAATATTTCTTAAACTACGACTAGTTAACGTTACAATAATAACAGATGCGATATcgacaaaaaaaaaatcccctgCTACGTTAGCTTCTAgctaataaaaaattataataaaatgtCTCGGTTAACTATTAATATGAAATCACCCCACGCCTTTCCAACAATGTTATCAAATGGAACAAAATGACCTTCTCTTCCAAAATCTCGTCCTATTTTCGACGGGTTACTTGTTAGTCCTGCTTCACCGAGTTTTTCTTTTTCTTACAAAAAAATAATCTTCccttgtgtttatttattttatatattttttttgtgttttttttttgatAATAAAATGTGTGCCGAGGCTCCGGAACACACTCTAGCGTAGCTACGCAGAAGGGAATGAACATGTGGTCATGTGCTGTTGAACCCCCTTAAAACACAGATCTCGCAGATTCTCTCGTTGGTTTGCGTCATCTGATCCTATCAACGCGAGATCTTATTAATCAAGACCTCTTTGATCAATAcacgtattgtttttttttgttttgttttcttcttCAATTCTACCAAATAATATTCCTTGATTTGACCGCTATTTGCTGCTCTCAAATTTCTGGTATTAGCAAATGCAACACAGCCATTGGTCTTTGAGGTAAAACAAGTTCACGCATGGTTGTATATCTATAACGGGGAAATAACGGGTGGAAGCAGCACTCACTGGTTCCTGTCTTCAGGTTCAAGACACAGACAGTAACTCATGAGCTGGCTGGTGGATGCCCACATTTTCTTCCCGGTAATAAAGACGATAATACATAGAAAACGCATGTAATGTTATAACACACAGATACGTTGTTTTGCATGTGGGTTTTGGATTGAACTGAGTGACAACCCGCCAACGTGGCTGGTGATAATATACATTCTATCAGTCAATGCCAAACTCTACCAGCATTCGGCTGGTGTTAATTTCCTTCCCCGCTGATGAGGGTGTCCGTATGGAAAATGTGCAGATGCTGTGCTTTTGAGTCATAAAGACATTCGCACTATGCGTGCAGTAGCTGTTTTAGCTAATATTTATTtgttataactaacccaagataggcCAAAGCTTGTCGTTCCAAATGGGAGCAAAATTAATCATAGtggggcagaacaagcaaggaggtgggcagagccaagcaagaGCTATTGAGATTCTATTGGTGCGTTCAAGCATTTATTTGCAtgtttccgttagggaacgcctactcggTGAAGTGCGCATGTGTAAAAACTAATTTCTCGTTTGCATTCCTAAACAACACCATTCAACAAAAACGTTGGCAAAGGTTAAAGTCTACAAAACGCAGTCCACTCTGTTTGATATTgattctagttttggaaacagaaaactgtatggagTTCAAATGTTTCATAGATGAGAAAATTAGCAGAATGTTGGCATAAATTCATTttgttccatcttctcccactgctgaCCACTGAACTTCCTCTCataaccatatttggtagtgagtggaaacgccaaccagatgcttcacatttatacttCTGGCAAAATATATGGCTCATTGGTCTGTGGttttagtccccccccccccccccccccctgtacacCTTCagcctcctctttcctctcacaACCACCAGGGGAAGCAGTCAGTAGGAGAACATAATCGAAAACATTAACCACACCTGTCTGAGCCCAAACCTGGGCCTGCTTCAGTGTATTTCTGTGGCGGTGAAAACTGTGATTTGATGAACCTCAAAATGAGTCCATAGCCTGGTGTATTTAGGACAAAACTCTGTCTAGAatacctgtcccccccccccccctaaatccTCATCCTGAATATATCAGACCACAAACCCAGGTGTGTATGCTAACCACATGTATGACTCCTGCTGTGGTGCATTGGGGTACCAATTGTTTTCAGTCTCTCCTGATAGACGGGTTTCGGTTCCGGGTGTTGAAATGACTATTGCTTTACCCCAGTGGGAGGTGTGGCTGGGTTCAGGATCTATACATATGTTCATGAAACCCCAGAGCTTCTCTCACACGTCTCCAGTCTCACTGATAAGGACTGGTTATGTCAACAATAGTCTGTTTCACTCTCGGTATGCATGAGCGGAATGTAACAAGGTTTCTGAGGTCCTGGCTGTGAATATCATGCATTCCACCGAGGACCAATGGGAGGGGTTCTAATGAGACACTGAGGAGCCAATGGGAGGGGTTCTAATGAGACACTGAGGAGGCAATGGGAGGGGTTCTAATGAGACACTGAGGAGCCAATGGGAGGGGTTCTAATGAGACACTGAGGAGCCAATGGGAGGGGTTCTAATGAGACACTGAGGAGGCAATGGGAGGGTTCTAATGAGACACTATGGAGCCAATGGGAGGGGTTCTAATGAGACACTGAGGAGCCAATGGGAGGGGTTCTAATGAGACACTGAGGAGCCAATGGGAGGGTTCTAAATCTATGGGTTTAATGACaaacactgagtaatggccctcaagctgtgggtttaatgaccaacactgagtaagGGGGGGGGactaccactagactacctgcctccctcctctaaccactaggctacctgcctaccccctctaaccactaggctacctgcctcccccctctaaccactaggctacctgcctcccccctcccccctctaaccactaggctacctgcctccccctcccccctctaaccactaggctacctgccactagtctacctgcctcccccctctaaccactaggctacctgcctcccccctctaaccactagactacctgcctccccctccccctctaaccactaggctacctgcctccccctcccccctctaaccactaggctacctgcctcccccctctaaccactagactacctgcctcccccctctaaccactagactacctgcctcccccctctaaccactagactacctgcctccccccctctaaccactagactacctgcctcccccctctaaccactagactacctaacaccccccccctctaaccactagactagctgcctccctcctctaaccactaggctacccccccctctaaccactaggctacctgcctccccctctaaccactagactacctgcctcccccctccccctctaaccactagactacctgcctccccctctaactactagactacctgcctcccccctccccctctaaccactagactacctgcctcccccctctaaccactagactacctgcctcccccctctaaccactaggctacctgccactagtctacctgcctcctcctctaaccactagtctacctgcctccccctctaaccactaggcta containing:
- the LOC109886876 gene encoding polyadenylate-binding protein 1A isoform X3, giving the protein MNPSAPSYPMASLYVGDLHQDITEAMLYEKFSPAGPILSIRVCRDMITRRSLGYAYVNFQQPADAERALDTMNFDVIKGRPLRIMWSQRDPSLRKSGVGNIFIKNLDKSIDNKALYDTFSAFGNILSCKVVCDENGSKGYGFVHFETQEAAERAIEKMNGMLLNDRKVFVGRFKSRKEREAELGARAREFTNVYIKNFGEDMDDEKLRELFGKYGPALSIRVMTDDSGKSRGFGFVSFERHEDAQRAVDEMNGKDFNGRQVYVGRAQKKGERQTELKRKFEQMKQDRMTRYQGVNLYVKNLDDGLDDERLRKEFSPFGTITSAKVMMEGGRSKGFGFVCFSSPEEATKAVTEMNGRIVATKPLYVALAQRKEERQAHLTNQYMQRMATVRPVPNPVLNPYQPAPPSGYFMAAIPQTQNRAAYYSTNQLAQLRPGPRWATQGVRPQHFQNMPNAMRPSAPRPQTFGAMRPSSSQVPRMMAGQRMATQALGQRPAGAAAAAAPVRMPQYKYAAGVRNPQQHMASQPQVPMQQPAVHVQGQEPLTASMLAAAPPQEQKQMLGERLFPLIQNMHPSLAGKITGMLLEIDNSELLHMLESPESLRSKVDEAVAVLQAHQAKESAQKPTNPAGVPS
- the LOC109886876 gene encoding polyadenylate-binding protein 1A isoform X1, whose amino-acid sequence is MNPSAPSYPMASLYVGDLHQDITEAMLYEKFSPAGPILSIRVCRDMITRRSLGYAYVNFQQPADAERALDTMNFDVIKGRPLRIMWSQRDPSLRKSGVGNIFIKNLDKSIDNKALYDTFSAFGNILSCKVVCDENGSKGYGFVHFETQEAAERAIEKMNGMLLNDRKVFVGRFKSRKEREAELGARAREFTNVYIKNFGEDMDDEKLRELFGKYVPGPALSIRVMTDDSGKSRGFGFVSFERHEDAQRAVDEMNGKDFNGRQVYVGRAQKKGERQTELKRKFEQMKQDRMTRYQGVNLYVKNLDDGLDDERLRKEFSPFGTITSAKVMMEGGRSKGFGFVCFSSPEEATKAVTEMNGRIVATKPLYVALAQRKEERQAHLTNQYMQRMATVRPVPNPVLNPYQPAPPSGYFMAAIPQTQNRAAYYSTNQLAQLRPGPRWATQGVRPQHFQNMPNAMRPSAPRPQTFGAMRPSSSQVPRMMAGQRMATQALGQRPAGAAAAAAPVRMPQYKYAAGVRNPQQHMASQPQVPMQQPAVHVQGQEPLTASMLAAAPPQEQKQMLGERLFPLIQNMHPSLAGKITGMLLEIDNSELLHMLESPESLRSKVDEAVAVLQAHQAKESAQKPTNPAGVPS
- the LOC109886876 gene encoding polyadenylate-binding protein 1A isoform X2 → MNPSAPSYPMASLYVGDLHQDITEAMLYEKFSPAGPILSIRVCRDMITRRSLGYAYVNFQQPADAERALDTMNFDVIKGRPLRIMWSQRDPSLRKSGVGNIFIKNLDKSIDNKALYDTFSAFGNILSCKVVCDENGSKGYGFVHFETQEAAERAIEKMNGMLLNDRKVFVGRFKSRKEREAELGARAREFTNVYIKNFGEDMDDEKLRELFGKYVPGPALSIRVMTDDSGKSRGFGFVSFERHEDAQRAVDEMNGKDFNGRQVYVGRAQKKGERQTELKRKFEQMKQDRMTRYQGVNLYVKNLDDGLDDERLRKEFSPFGTITSAKVMMEGGRSKGFGFVCFSSPEEATKAVTEMNGRIVATKPLYVALAQRKEERQAHLTNQYMQRMATVRPVPNPVLNPYQPAPPSGYFMAAIPQTQNRAAYYSTNQLAQLRPGPRWATQGVRPQHFQNMPNAMRPSAPRPQTFGAMRPSSSQVPRMMAGQRMATQALGQRPAGAAAAAAPVRMPQYKYAAGVRNPQQHMASQPQVPMQQPAVHVQGQEPLTASMLAAAPPQEQKQMLGERLFPLIQNMHPSLAGKITGMLLEIDNSELLHMLESPESLRSKVDEAVAVLQAHQAKESAQKPTNPAGVPS